The following DNA comes from Croceicoccus sp. YJ47.
TTCCGAATGCATCGCGTGGTCGGCGGTGTCGTCGGCCTTCACCGGAAGAAACGTCCCCGCCCCCACGTGCAGGGTGAGCGTTTCGCGGCCCACGCCCGCCTCGTCGAGCGCGGCGATAAGCTCCGGCGTGAAATGAAGCGCGGCAGTCGGCGCGGCGACGGCGCCGTCCTTCTGCGCGAACATGGTCTGGTAATCCTCGCGGTCCTGCGCGTCCGTGCCGCGCTTGCCCGCGATATAGGGGGGCAAGGGCATGGTCCCCGCACGTTCGAGCAGCACCTCGACCGGTTCCTCGCCCGCGAAATACAGCGTCCAGCTGCCATCGTCGTGGCGGGTTTCGGCGGTCGCGGTCACCTCGGCGGGAAAGCGGATCTCGTCCCCTTCGCGCAGGCGCTTTGCATTCTTCACGAAGGCCTGCCAGCGCCGCAGGTCCACCCGCTTGTGCAGCGTGGCACCGATGCGCGCCTCCCCGCGATACCCTTCGAGCCGGGCCGGAATGACGCGCGTATCGTTGAAGACCAGCACATCCCCGCGCCGCAGCACATGCGGCAGGTCGCGGACGCCGGCATCGCGAATTCCGCTTGCGCCCTCTGCGACGAGCATGCGCGCGGCATCGCGCGGCCGCGCCGGACGCAGCGCTATGTTTTCAGGCGGAAGTTCGAAATCGAAAAGGTCGACACGCATGGCGCGCCCTTAGGCCGGGCGCGCCGCATTTGCAAAGCGCAGGATTCTGCAAACCGCGCGATGGCGCCCGCGATTATTCGCCCGCGTCCGCCACAGGCGCGTTCAGCATGTCGGCGGTCACGTCGCTCGTCGGGGCGGTGTTGACCGCCGGGCGCGGTGCGTTCTCGCTGCCGAGCGAGGCCTGCACGATGCGCGTCGGATTGGCGGGCGGTTCGCCGCGGTTGATCGCATCGGCATATTCCATACCGCCGATAACCCGTCCGAAATTGGTATAATCCCGGTCGAGCGCCATGCGCGGATAGAACACGATGAAGAACTGGCTATTGGCCGAATCGGGATCCTGCGTCCGGGCCATCGACACCGTACCGCGCAAATGGGGCACGCGATTGAATTCCGACTTCAGATCGGGGAGCGAGGAACCGCCATTGCCGGTGCCCGTCGGGTCGCCGGTCTGTGCCATGAAGCCGTCGATCACGCGGTGAAACGTGACGCCATCGTAAAATCCCTGACGAGCGAGCGTCTTGATCCGTTCGACATGCGTCGGCGCCCATTCGGGTTTCAGCCGGATCGTCACCCGCCCGCCATTCGACAGGTCGAGCAGGAGGACATTGTCGGGATCGACGCTCGCGTCGGTCTCGATCTGGAAATAGGTCGGGCCGATCGCCGGCGCGATGGCGGGCCGGTCGGCGCCCGATGCCGGCGCAGCCTGCGCGGGCGCGTCCTGCGGCACTGTATCCTGTGCCTGGGCGGAAGTGGCCGCGAACAGGGACGTGGCCATGGCCAGACCGGTCAGCATGCGAAATTTCATTGCGGTGTCGTTCCTGTATCGACGCATAGGGAAAGCGTGGCGGTAGAGGCGCGATGCTGACGATACAATGAATATCGCGCGCGCGATCGCAGGCGCCAATCGCCGGCCTGCTGCGTCAGTAATCGCCCTTCTGCCCGTCGCGCGCGACGCGGGCGACGACTTCGCCTCGGACATGATCGCTCACGAATGGGGTGATGTCGCCGCCGAACCAAGCGATCTCCTTGACCAGCTTCGACGCGATCGGCTGAAGACAGACATCCGCCATGAGGAAGATCGTCTCGATATTGTCGTTGAGCTGCTGATTCATGCCGGCCATCTGATATTCGTACTCGAAATCCGCGACGGCGCGCAGGCCGCGCACGATGACGCTCGCGCCTTCCGCCTCGGCAAATTTCATCAGGAGCGCGTTGAAGCCGACCACACTCACATTGTCGATTTCCATGGCCGCGATCTCGCGCTCGACCATGGCGATCCGCTCGTCCGGGCTGAACATCGGGTTTTTCGACGGGTTGGTGGTGACCCCGATGATCAGTTTGTCGACAAGCTTTGCCCCGCGCCGGATGATGTCGCAATGGCCGCGCGTGATCGGGTCGAACGTGCCGGGGTAGACCCCAATTCTCGGTTCACTCATCGCTTCGGCTCCCCCTTCCGACGTTATTTTTTTCGTTCGATGACGAATTGCGCCAGTGCCCGCAGAAGATCCGCCTCGTGGTCATAGACGGCGAGATGGCCGATCGCCTGCGTGATCAGCGCCTGCGCCTGTTCGCGCGCGCGTTCGGGGCCGAGCAGCGAGACAAAGGTCGCCTTGCCCGCCTTCGCATCCTTGCGCAGCGCCTTTCCGGCGAGCGCCTCGTCCCCTTCGTGGTCGAGCAGATCGTCCGCAATCTGAAACGCAAGGCCGATGTCATGCGCATAGAGCCTGAGCGGCGTGCGCGCATCCACCGGCACCCGGCCCAGGATCGCGCCCATTTCCACAGACGCGCCGAGCAATGCCCCGGTCTTGAGCTGTTGCAGGCGCGTGACCGTCGGCAAGTCAAAGCTCTGCTCTTCGGCGACGATATCCATCATCTGCCCGCCGGCCATGCCCGCCGACCCGCTCGCCCCCGCCAGCGTCATGACGAGTTCGGCGCGCAGGACAGGATCGGTCACGATATCGGGCGCGCCCAGAATCTCGAATGCCAGAGCATGAAGCGAATCGCCTGCGAGCACCGCCGTACCCACGTCGAAGGCGCGGTGGGCCGTCGGCTTGCCATGGCGCAGATCGTCGTCGTCCATGCACGGCAGGTCGTCATGCACCAGCGAATAGGCGTGGATCGCCTCGATCGCGCAGCCGACCCGGACCGCCACATCGCGCGGCACGCCGAACATTTCCGCCACCGCCACGCAGAGCAGCGGGCGCACCCGCTTGCCCCCGCCGATCGCGGCATAGCGCATCGCCTCGATCAGCCGTTTGCGTGCATCGTCCGGCACCGGCAGCATCGCATCGAAACAGGCGTCGACCTCGCCCGCGATGCGGGTCAGCGCGCCTGCAAGGCTGTTGCTGATATCCGTCACGCGGGCCGGCCCGTCATCGCCATGCTCAACCCTGCGCCTCGTCGAAGGGGCGGGTCGCGGTCGGCTTTCCCTCCGCATCGGCGACGATCGCCTCGATCCGGGCCTGCGCCGCGTCGAGCCGCGACTGGCAATGCTTGCGCAATTTTTCGCCGCGTCCGTAAAGCGCAATCGATTCGTCGAGTCCGGCTTCCCCGCTTTCCAGCTTGCGGACCGTATCCTCAAGCTGCTTCAGCGCCTGCTCGTAGCTCAGCGCGGCGATATCGTCATTGCCCTCGTCCATGGCGCGCAGCTTTGGCGGGGCGCGGCGTCACGGTCAAGCCTGCGGATGGCGGCAAGCCTGCGGATGGAGGAACGCTCCGCCATGGCCGCGGCAAAAATGCTGGCAGTCGGCGCGCGGCGTGGCTAAGGCGCGGCGCATGGCTGAAATCACTCCCGACGTCGTCGAGGCCCATGGCCTTTCCCCCGAAGAATACGAGCGCGTGCTCGGCGCCCTGGGCCGTGAGCCCAATCTTGTCGAGCTGGGCATATTCTCGGTCATGTGGTCGGAACATTGCAGTTACAAAAGCAGCCGCTTTCACCTGAAAAAACTCCCGACGGAGGCCGATTGGGTCATCTGCGGTCCGGGTGAGAATGCCGGCGTCATCGACATCGGCGACGGGCCGGACGGGACGAAGCTGGCCGCGATCTTCAAGATGGAGAGCCACAACCACCCCAGCTATATCGAGCCGTATCAGGGCGCGGCGACGGGCGTTGGCGGGATCCTGCGCGACGTGTTCACCATGGGCGCGCGCCCGGTCGCCAACATGAACGCGCTGCGTTTCGGCCTACCCGACCACCCCAAGATGAAGCATCTGGTGCAGGGCGTGGTCGCAGGCATCGGCGGATACGGCAATTGCGTCGGCGTGCCGACCGTGGGCGGGGAGACGAATTTCGACCCGGCCTATGACGGCAATATCCTCGTCAATGCGATGACGGTGGGCGTCGCCGATGCGGACCGGATATTCTACTCCGCCGCGACGGGCGTCGGCAATCCCATCGTCTATGTCGGGTCGAAGACCGGGCGCGACGGGATCCACGGCGCCACCATGGCGAGTGCGGATTTCGGCGATGACATCGAGGAAAAGCGCCCCACCGTGCAGGTCGGCGATCCCTTCGTGGAAAAGCTGCTGATCGAGGCGTGCCTGGAGCTCATGGCGACGGACGCCATCGTCGCGATCCAGGACATGGGCGCCGCCGGCCTCACCAGCAGCAGCGTCGAAATGGCCACCAATGGCAAGACCGGCATACGGCTGGACATGGATGCCGTGCCCTGCCGCGAGGACGGCATGACGCCGTATGAAATGATGCTGTCCGAAAGCCAGGAGCGCATGCTCATGGTCCTCAAACCCGGACGCGAGGCGCAGGCCGAGGCGATCTTCCGCAAGTGGGAACTCGATTTCGCGGTCATCGGCGAAGTCACCGATACGCAGCGGATGGAGCTGACCTTCGGCGGGAAAACGGTATGCGACATTCCGCTCGGCCCGCTCGCCGACGATGCACCGGAATATGAACGCCCCTTCGTGTCGGATGCCGAATACAAGGCATGGGCCGGCGTGGCCCCGCTCGGCGATATAGCCGAAAGCGACGTGGGCGCGGATCTGCTGCGCCTGATGGGGACGCCCGCCCTCGCCTCGCGCCGGTGGATATGGGAGCAATACGATTCGCAGGTCGGCGCCGACACGATGCAGAAATCGGGCGGCGATGCGGCGGTGGTGCGCGTGCACGGCACGGACAAGGCGCTCGCCATGACGACCGATTGCACCCCTCGCTATTGCTATGCCGATCCGTACGAAGGCGGCAAGCAGGCCATCGCCGAGGCCTATCGCAATCTGTGCGCGGTCGGCGCGCGGCCGCTCGCGGTGACCAACTGTCTCAATTTCGGCAATCCGCAGCGGCCCGAGATCATGGCGCAATTCGTCGGTTGTCTGAACGGGATGGGCGACGCGTGTCGTGCGCTCGATTTCCCGATCGTGTCCGGCAATGTCAGCCTTTATAACGAGAGCAAGGCGACCGGCGGCGGCAGCGCGATCCTGCCCACGCCGGCGATTGGCGGGGTCGGCCTGCTCGACGATCTTTCGATCATGGCGACCATCGCGTTTGTCAACGAAGGCGATGCCATCTGGCTCATCGGCGGCGAAGGCACCGACCTTGGCCAGTCGGTGTGGCTGCGCGAAATGCACGGGCGGATGGCGGGCGATGCGCCGCGCGTCGACCTTGCCAAGGAGGCGCGCAATGGCGCCATCGTGCGTGAGGCCATCGCCAATGGCACGGCCGGCGCCGTCCATGACGTAAGCGATGGCGGATTGCTCGTCGCGCTGGCCGAAATGGCGATGGCGGGCGGCATGGGCTGCACGCTCGATGCCCCGCTCGACGCCGCGCGCGCCTTTGCCGAGGATCAGGGGCGCTATGTCGTCACGACCGCGGCCGATGCGACCTTGCCGGATGCGGTGCGCATCGGGACGGTGGGCGGCGACGCGGTTGCGGGCGTTTCACTCGCCGCGCTGCGCGATGCGCATGACAGCTTTTTCCGCGAATGGATGGCGGGTTAGTCGACCCACTCCGCCCGAGGAATGTCGAACAGTTCGAGCACGGCGGTAAGATCGCCGCGCTCGATCCAGCCATTGGCCGCCTCCCGCGCCTTCGGCTTCGCGCGATAGGCGATGCCGTAATCGGCAGCCTGTAGCATGGGAATATCGTTCGCGCCGTCCCCCATCGCGAGGCTGCGCGCATTATCGCCCAGCCGGTCCATCTCCTCACGCAAGGTGCGCGCCTTTACGCCCGAATCCACGATGGCGGAGGCAAGCTTTCCCGTCAGCTGCCCGTCCGCGATGGCGAGCCGGTTGCCGACCACCCGTTCGAATCCGATCATGTCCGCCACCGGGTCGGCGAAACTGTGGAAACCGCCGGTCACCAATACGGTATGGGCACCGCGCGAACGCAGCGTCTGCACCAGCTTGCGCGCGCCGCGCACCGGCTCGATCCGCTCGGCCAGGCATTGCGCGATGGTTTCCTCCGCCAATCCCGCCAGCAGCCCGACCCGCTCGGTCAGCGCCGCCTCGAAATCGAGCTCCCCGCGCATGGCCCGCTCGGTAATGGCGGAAATTTCGTCCTTCAGCCCGGCAAAATCGGCGAGTTCGTCGATGCACTCCTGTCCGATCATGGTGGAATCCATGTCGGAGATCAGCAGGTGCGGCACCTCGATCGGGCGGTCCGAAATCAACAGATCGCACGGGCCGAATGCCTGATCCAGAATGCTCGCGACCGCCGATGACTCACCCTCGGGCAGGGAAATCTGAAGGACGTCGCCGCAAAAATCCATCATCTGCGCGCCGGCGATCGTCCAGCCGCGTTCGGCGAGTTTCGCCCCCGCGGTGTCGAGGCCGGTTTCCAGTTTCGCGCTGTCTGCTATCAATCGGGCAATGAGCAAGGCTTCGAACTCCGCAGATGATGGTGGCGCCTACCATTCGTTTGGCGCGCCGCAGGACGGCAAGCCGCCGCTCGCGCTCATCGCAGGACCGACGGCCAGCGGCAAGAGCGATTGCGCCGTCGCACTCGCGCAGGCCGCGGAGCGTTCAGGCACGCGGGCCATCATCATCAATGCCGACAGCGCGCAGGTCTATGCCGATCTGCGCGTGCTGTCCGCCCGGCCGTCGGTTGCGGAGATGGGCGGGATCGAACACCGGCTGTTCGGCGCATGGGATGGCGCGGCACCATGCTCCGCCGCGGATTGGGCCGATGCGGCACGCCGCGAAATCGCCGAGGCGCATCGGGCGGGCGCCCTGCCCATCCTCGTCGGCGGGACCGGGCTTTATCTGCGCAGCCTGATCGACGGCATCGCGCCCGTTCCCGCCATCGATCCCGCGATCCGCGCGGCCGTGCGCGCCCTGCGCGTGGACGAGGCCCATGCCGCTCTCGTCCATGAGGATGCGGACGCCGCCGCCCGCCTCGCCCCCGCCGATACGACGCGGGTCGCCCGCGCGCTGGAGGTCGTGCGGTCCACCGGGGTTCCGCTGCGGCAATGGCAGGCGGCCAGGGCGGGCGGCATCGGCGACGGGGTTGCGCTTGCGGCGTTCATCCTTCTTCCCGAACGGGATGCGCTGTTCGACAGGTGCGACCGCCGGTTTGCAAGGATGATGGAGCATGGCGCCGTCGCCGAGGTCGAGGCTCTGTTGTCGCGCGGGCTGGACCCCGCGCTTCCGGTCATGCGGGCCATCGGCGTCCCGGAAATATCCGCGTGGCTGCGCGGAACCTGCACGCGCGAGGAAGCGATTGCGGCCGGCGCGCAGGCGACTCGCCGCTATGCCAAGCGGCAATTCACCTGGTTCCGGCACCAACCCCCTGGCGATTGGCGCAGGCTCGCATGGGAATCGAATACGATTGATGCTAATTTTGCAATAATGTTGCGTAGCTTAGGCTTGACATGACATTACATTTCACTTAGCAGCCGCCCATCGAATGCTTTCACACGGGCCCGGACGATATGCGTCCGGGCCTGCTGTTTTAGGCGGACGAATTTGTTCGAGTGATGGAGAATGCACGTGACCAGCCGCACCGGCGCCGAAACATTGATGGACAGCCTCGTCGCGCAGGGTGTCGAAGTGGTATTCGGCTATCCCGGCGGCGCGGTGCTTCCCATCTATGACGCGTTGTTCAACGATTCCCGCATCCGCCACATCCTCGTCCGCCACGAGGCTGGCGCCGCCCATGCGGCGGAGGGTTACGCGCGTTCCACCGGGAAACCGGGCGTCGTGCTCGTCACCTCCGGCCCCGGCGCGACCAATGCGGTGACGGGCATTGCGGACGCGTTCATGGATTCGATCCCCATGGTTGTCCTGTCGGGACAGGTCGCGACCGCGATGATCGGCACCGACGCGTTTCAGGAAGCCGATACCGTCGGCATCACCCGCCATTGCACCAAGCATAACTATCTGGTGAAGGATCCGGCCGATCTCGCCGCGACGGTGGAGGAAGCGTTCCAGATCGCGACCACGGGCCGCCCCGGCCCCGTTGTGATCGACATTCCCAAGGACGTTCAGGTCGCCGAACAGCCCGCCACCCGGTCCGAAGCCAAGACGCGCGAAGCCCATCGCCGCTACGTCCCGGCCTCACTCGGCGCGGACGACGCGATCGCCCGAGCGGTCGAGCTGTTGTCCGGCGCGCGCGCGCCCGTGCTTTACACCGGCGGCGGGGTCATCAATTCGGGGCCGGAGGCATCGCGGCTCCTGCGCGAATTGCAGGAGATGAGTGGCGCGCCCGTCACCTCCACGCTGATGGGCCTGGGCAGTTTCCCGGCGCAGCATCCGGCCTGGCTCGGCATGCTGGGCATGCATGGCACGTATGAAGCGAACATGACGATGAACCGCGCCGATCTCATCCTGTGCGTCGGCGCGCGTTTCGACGACCGCGTGACGGGCAAGATCGACGATTTCGCGCCCGATGCGACGAAGATCCACATCGACATCGACCGGTCCTCGATCAACAAGACGGTGGAGGTCGACCTCGCCATCGTGGGCGATTGCGCACGCGTCCTGGAACAGATCATCGACCGATGGCGCGATACCGGCAAGACGTCGCAGGATCTGTCCGAATGGTATGCCCGGATCGAGGGGTGGCGGGCGCGTCATTCGCTGGAATATCCCAAATCGGACAGCGAGATCATGCCGCAGCACGCGATCGAGCGCCTGTTCGAGCTGACCCGCGACCGCGACCCGATCATCAGCACCGAGGTCGGTCAGCATCAGATGTGGGCCGCGCAGCATTTCCATTTCTTCGAGCCCAACAAATGGCTGACCAGTGGCGGGCTCGGCACGATGGGCTACGGCCTGCCCGCCGCCATCGGGGCGCAGATCGGCCATCCCGATGCGCTGGTCATCGACATCGCGGGCGAAGCATCGATCCAGATGAACATTCAGGAGATGGGAACGGCGAGCCAGTATCGCCTCCCCGTCAAGGTGTTCGTGCTCAACAATGAATTCATGGGCATGGTCCGGCAATGGCAGGAGCTGACCTACGAAAGCCGCTATTCCAACAGCTATTCGGAATCGCTGCCCGATTTCGTGAAGCTCGCCGAGGCTTACGGCTGGAAGGGGATCCTGATCGACGACCCGGCCGAGCTCGACGCCGGGATCGAGGCGATGATCGCGCATGACGGTCCCGTCATCGTCGATTGCCGCGTCGCGAAGCTTGCCAATTGCCTGCCGATGTTCCGTTCGGGCGCGGCGCACACCGACATGCTGCTCTACGGGGACGAAGCCCCCGCCGCAGTCACCGAAGAAGCGAGGGCCGCGGTATGACCGATCTCGACACCCGTCCGTCCGAACGCCACGTTCTCGCCATCACGGTCGACAATGAAAGCGGCATCCTCGCCAAGATCGCCGGGCTTTTCACCGCGCGCGGCTATAATATCGACAGCCTGACCGTGGCCGATATTTCCGAGGATCACGAGATCAGCCGCATCACCATCGTCACCCATGGCCCGCCCAAGGTGATCGACCAGATCCATGCGCAGCTGGGCCGGCTCATCCCCGTGCACAAGGTCGACGACCTCACCGAGCTTGGCCCGCATGTCGAACGCGAGCTTGCGCTCGTGAAGGTGGCGGGCAAGGGCGACAACCGGGTCGAGGCGCTCCGCCTTGCCGATGTGTTCCGTGCCAAGGTCGTCGATTCCACGACCGAGAGCTTCATCTTCGAGATTACCGGCGCACCGGAAAAGATCGACAGCTTCGTCGCATTGATGCGCGGGCTGGGCCTGGTCGAGGTGGGGCGCACCGGCATCGTCGGCATGATGCGCGGCATCGACTGACCCTTTTTCGATAACACCCGAACGACGGCGCCTGCGGGCGCGACGCGAACCAACAACAGCAAGGAACCAGTAGTGAAAGTCTATTACGACGCCGATTGCGACACCAATCTGATCGCGGACAAGAAGATCGCGATCGTCGGCTATGGAAGCCAGGGCCACGCCCATGCGCAGAACCTGCGCGATTCGGGTGTGAAGGACGTCGCCATCGCCCTTCGCGAAGGGTCCGCCACGCGCAAAAAGGCCGAGGACGCCGGCTTCAAGGTGATGAACAATTCCGAGGCTGCCGCATGGGCCGACATCGTGATGATCCTCGCCCCGGACGAACACCAGGCCGCGATCTGGAACGACGACCTCGCCGGCCACATGAAGGCGGGTGCGGCGCTGGCCTTCGCCCACGGTCTGAACGTGCATTTCGGCCTGATCGAACCGCCCAAGGACATCGACGTCATCATGATCGCGCCCAAGGGCCCCGGCCACACCGTGCGCAGCGAATACAAGCGCGGCGGCGGCGTGCCCTGCCTCATCGCGGTGCATCAGGACGCGACCGGCAACGCGCATGACGTGGCGCTCGCCTACGCAAGCGGCGTCGGCGGCGGCCGTTCGGGCATTATCGAGACCAATTTCCGCGAGGAATGCGAAACCGACCTGTTCGGCGAGCAGGCCGTGCTGTGCGGCGGGATCACCCATCTGATCCAGGCCGGCTTCGAAACGCTGGTCGAGGCGGGTTATGCGCCCGAAATGGCCTATTTCGAATGCCTCCACGAAACGAAGCTGATCGTCGATCTGCTTTACGAAGGCGGCATCGCCAACATGCGCTACTCGATCAGCAACACCGCCGAATATGGCGACATCGTCACCGGCCCGCGCATCATCACGGATGAGACGAAAGCGGAAATGAAGCGCGTTCTCGACGATATTCAGTCGGGCCGTTTCGTGAAGAACTTCGTCCTCGACAACCGCGCCGGGCAGCCCGAGCTGAAAGCGTCGCGCAAGCGGGCTGAGGCGCATCCCATTGAAAAGACCGGAGCACAATTGCGCGCGATGATGCCGTGGATCGGCGCGAACAAGCTGGTCGACAAGGACAAGAACTGATCCCCTCGCCTCACCGGCACGATAACGAAACCCCCGTACGGCCCCGCGCCGTGCGGGGATTTTCGTTCGGGTTTCGGGCCGGATGACTTGCGAATGAATGGCAACACGGCCATCGTGCCGCAACGCAACACACGAAGGGACCTCACATCATGCGTCTTGCCTATCTCGCCCCGCTCGCCGCGCTTACCGCCGCGCTCGCCGTGCCCGCCATCGCCGACCATCACGAGGAGCCGCAGCTCCCCGGCGTCGCCGATGTCAGCCGCGTCACCGCCGGCACCTACGCGACCGATCCGTCGCACACCATCGTCGGCTGGACCGTCAACCATTTCGGCTTCAACGATTATTTCGGCATGTTCGGCGATGCGGAGGGCACGCTCACGATCGATCCCGCCAACCCGACCGCCGCCGAGGTCGAGATCAGCATTCCGATCACCAGCCTCGCCGTGGTGAGCGAGGGGCTGCGCGACCACATGCTCCGCCCGGGACAGGATGGCGCAGAGCCCGATTTCTTCGGCCCCAATCCCGGCATGGCGGTGTTCCGTTCCACCTCCGTCACGATGGGCAACACCCCGACCGAGGCGATGATCACCGGCAACCTCACGATGAACGGTCACACCAATCCGGTCGTGATCGCAGCCGAATTCACCGGCGCCGGCGCCAACCCGATGAGCAAGGCGGAGACCATCGGCTTCGAAGGGCGCGCGACGATCCTGCGTTCGCAATTCGGGATCGACACCGCGCTGCCGGTCGTCTCCGACGAGGTCGTGCTCGACATTTCGGCCGCATTCGAAAAGCAGTAAGACGCTGCGCGCCCCTGCCTCGGTGAGACGGGGGCCGGCCTTCGCGCAACGATTGTTTCGCTGCGCCGCAGATGCCGCGCAACAAATGGCGTGCAATCGCCACGATCCATCCTGTTTTCGGTCTGGACAATCCGGTGCCGCGTGCCCATAGGGGGTCGGTGATGAACGGCATCCGGACCTTTGCGGCCATCGGCCTGCTCCTGCGACTTACGCGCCCTCGGGCGTGACATTCGCG
Coding sequences within:
- the ilvB gene encoding biosynthetic-type acetolactate synthase large subunit, whose translation is MHVTSRTGAETLMDSLVAQGVEVVFGYPGGAVLPIYDALFNDSRIRHILVRHEAGAAHAAEGYARSTGKPGVVLVTSGPGATNAVTGIADAFMDSIPMVVLSGQVATAMIGTDAFQEADTVGITRHCTKHNYLVKDPADLAATVEEAFQIATTGRPGPVVIDIPKDVQVAEQPATRSEAKTREAHRRYVPASLGADDAIARAVELLSGARAPVLYTGGGVINSGPEASRLLRELQEMSGAPVTSTLMGLGSFPAQHPAWLGMLGMHGTYEANMTMNRADLILCVGARFDDRVTGKIDDFAPDATKIHIDIDRSSINKTVEVDLAIVGDCARVLEQIIDRWRDTGKTSQDLSEWYARIEGWRARHSLEYPKSDSEIMPQHAIERLFELTRDRDPIISTEVGQHQMWAAQHFHFFEPNKWLTSGGLGTMGYGLPAAIGAQIGHPDALVIDIAGEASIQMNIQEMGTASQYRLPVKVFVLNNEFMGMVRQWQELTYESRYSNSYSESLPDFVKLAEAYGWKGILIDDPAELDAGIEAMIAHDGPVIVDCRVAKLANCLPMFRSGAAHTDMLLYGDEAPAAVTEEARAAV
- the purL gene encoding phosphoribosylformylglycinamidine synthase subunit PurL encodes the protein MAEITPDVVEAHGLSPEEYERVLGALGREPNLVELGIFSVMWSEHCSYKSSRFHLKKLPTEADWVICGPGENAGVIDIGDGPDGTKLAAIFKMESHNHPSYIEPYQGAATGVGGILRDVFTMGARPVANMNALRFGLPDHPKMKHLVQGVVAGIGGYGNCVGVPTVGGETNFDPAYDGNILVNAMTVGVADADRIFYSAATGVGNPIVYVGSKTGRDGIHGATMASADFGDDIEEKRPTVQVGDPFVEKLLIEACLELMATDAIVAIQDMGAAGLTSSSVEMATNGKTGIRLDMDAVPCREDGMTPYEMMLSESQERMLMVLKPGREAQAEAIFRKWELDFAVIGEVTDTQRMELTFGGKTVCDIPLGPLADDAPEYERPFVSDAEYKAWAGVAPLGDIAESDVGADLLRLMGTPALASRRWIWEQYDSQVGADTMQKSGGDAAVVRVHGTDKALAMTTDCTPRYCYADPYEGGKQAIAEAYRNLCAVGARPLAVTNCLNFGNPQRPEIMAQFVGCLNGMGDACRALDFPIVSGNVSLYNESKATGGGSAILPTPAIGGVGLLDDLSIMATIAFVNEGDAIWLIGGEGTDLGQSVWLREMHGRMAGDAPRVDLAKEARNGAIVREAIANGTAGAVHDVSDGGLLVALAEMAMAGGMGCTLDAPLDAARAFAEDQGRYVVTTAADATLPDAVRIGTVGGDAVAGVSLAALRDAHDSFFREWMAG
- the miaA gene encoding tRNA (adenosine(37)-N6)-dimethylallyltransferase MiaA, yielding MSKASNSADDGGAYHSFGAPQDGKPPLALIAGPTASGKSDCAVALAQAAERSGTRAIIINADSAQVYADLRVLSARPSVAEMGGIEHRLFGAWDGAAPCSAADWADAARREIAEAHRAGALPILVGGTGLYLRSLIDGIAPVPAIDPAIRAAVRALRVDEAHAALVHEDADAAARLAPADTTRVARALEVVRSTGVPLRQWQAARAGGIGDGVALAAFILLPERDALFDRCDRRFARMMEHGAVAEVEALLSRGLDPALPVMRAIGVPEISAWLRGTCTREEAIAAGAQATRRYAKRQFTWFRHQPPGDWRRLAWESNTIDANFAIMLRSLGLT
- the serB gene encoding phosphoserine phosphatase SerB, whose translation is MLIARLIADSAKLETGLDTAGAKLAERGWTIAGAQMMDFCGDVLQISLPEGESSAVASILDQAFGPCDLLISDRPIEVPHLLISDMDSTMIGQECIDELADFAGLKDEISAITERAMRGELDFEAALTERVGLLAGLAEETIAQCLAERIEPVRGARKLVQTLRSRGAHTVLVTGGFHSFADPVADMIGFERVVGNRLAIADGQLTGKLASAIVDSGVKARTLREEMDRLGDNARSLAMGDGANDIPMLQAADYGIAYRAKPKAREAANGWIERGDLTAVLELFDIPRAEWVD
- a CDS encoding polyprenyl synthetase family protein; amino-acid sequence: MTDISNSLAGALTRIAGEVDACFDAMLPVPDDARKRLIEAMRYAAIGGGKRVRPLLCVAVAEMFGVPRDVAVRVGCAIEAIHAYSLVHDDLPCMDDDDLRHGKPTAHRAFDVGTAVLAGDSLHALAFEILGAPDIVTDPVLRAELVMTLAGASGSAGMAGGQMMDIVAEEQSFDLPTVTRLQQLKTGALLGASVEMGAILGRVPVDARTPLRLYAHDIGLAFQIADDLLDHEGDEALAGKALRKDAKAGKATFVSLLGPERAREQAQALITQAIGHLAVYDHEADLLRALAQFVIERKK
- the queA gene encoding tRNA preQ1(34) S-adenosylmethionine ribosyltransferase-isomerase QueA yields the protein MRVDLFDFELPPENIALRPARPRDAARMLVAEGASGIRDAGVRDLPHVLRRGDVLVFNDTRVIPARLEGYRGEARIGATLHKRVDLRRWQAFVKNAKRLREGDEIRFPAEVTATAETRHDDGSWTLYFAGEEPVEVLLERAGTMPLPPYIAGKRGTDAQDREDYQTMFAQKDGAVAAPTAALHFTPELIAALDEAGVGRETLTLHVGAGTFLPVKADDTADHAMHSEWGRIDAPTADRLNAARAAGGRVISVGTTSLRVLESASGEDGIIRPFEGDTDIFITPGYRFRSVDGLMTNFHLPKSTLFMLVSALMGLDRMQAIYAHAIAGRYRFYSYGDASLLIP
- a CDS encoding exodeoxyribonuclease VII small subunit, with amino-acid sequence MDEGNDDIAALSYEQALKQLEDTVRKLESGEAGLDESIALYGRGEKLRKHCQSRLDAAQARIEAIVADAEGKPTATRPFDEAQG
- the coaD gene encoding pantetheine-phosphate adenylyltransferase gives rise to the protein MSEPRIGVYPGTFDPITRGHCDIIRRGAKLVDKLIIGVTTNPSKNPMFSPDERIAMVEREIAAMEIDNVSVVGFNALLMKFAEAEGASVIVRGLRAVADFEYEYQMAGMNQQLNDNIETIFLMADVCLQPIASKLVKEIAWFGGDITPFVSDHVRGEVVARVARDGQKGDY
- a CDS encoding peptidylprolyl isomerase encodes the protein MKFRMLTGLAMATSLFAATSAQAQDTVPQDAPAQAAPASGADRPAIAPAIGPTYFQIETDASVDPDNVLLLDLSNGGRVTIRLKPEWAPTHVERIKTLARQGFYDGVTFHRVIDGFMAQTGDPTGTGNGGSSLPDLKSEFNRVPHLRGTVSMARTQDPDSANSQFFIVFYPRMALDRDYTNFGRVIGGMEYADAINRGEPPANPTRIVQASLGSENAPRPAVNTAPTSDVTADMLNAPVADAGE